The Burkholderia ambifaria AMMD genome has a segment encoding these proteins:
- a CDS encoding lytic transglycosylase domain-containing protein: protein MRRRFFWLIVLSLGIAQQASAQQAPALPASVPEAAASAPAAASAPLANANDQPNEANRRITSYLTKKFGLAKERAARLADIVSVTATKYSLPPALVYAIISIESRFQEKARGQHGATGLMQVVPAAHRGLLRNVKDLTEPNANVEAGSKILSGYVRAAGGNVQAGLKSYGGSNAYAAKVMQRVDAFRFVLEPEDDAKAASDGNAHMVPVSDPSTAAPAASRGAK from the coding sequence ATGCGACGACGGTTTTTCTGGCTGATCGTGCTTTCGCTCGGCATTGCGCAACAGGCTTCGGCGCAGCAGGCGCCCGCGCTGCCTGCGTCCGTGCCCGAAGCGGCCGCATCCGCGCCGGCCGCGGCATCTGCGCCGCTCGCCAACGCCAACGATCAGCCGAACGAAGCAAACCGCCGCATCACCTCGTACCTGACGAAGAAATTCGGTCTCGCGAAGGAGCGCGCCGCGCGGCTCGCCGATATCGTGAGCGTCACTGCGACGAAATATTCGCTGCCTCCCGCACTCGTTTACGCGATTATCTCGATCGAATCGCGCTTCCAGGAAAAGGCACGCGGCCAGCATGGCGCGACCGGGCTGATGCAGGTCGTGCCGGCCGCTCACCGCGGCCTGCTGCGCAACGTGAAGGATCTGACCGAGCCGAATGCGAACGTCGAGGCCGGCTCCAAGATCCTGTCGGGCTATGTGCGGGCGGCCGGCGGCAACGTGCAGGCCGGGCTCAAGAGCTACGGCGGATCGAATGCGTATGCGGCGAAGGTGATGCAGCGGGTCGACGCGTTCAGGTTCGTGCTCGAACCTGAAGACGATGCGAAAGCCGCGAGCGACGGCAACGCGCACATGGTGCCGGTCAGCGATCCGTCGACGGCGGCGCCGGCCGCAAGTCGCGGCGCGAAGTAA
- a CDS encoding HipA domain-containing protein — translation MVHRLRVSTDGSPVGQLTYDAGRDDYGFSYDPAWLARGDAFALSPCIPLDGGKPPAGAVQRFVGNLLPEGRALDVAASMYQISKDNVFGLIRMLGKEPVGALSFIPDDDSAARAPESPEPVRRPISVEELTDRIRKRDAIPFAVWDDQVRLSIAGHQDKLQVLVEGEQFSLVDGALSSSHILKPESRSPNAPFMVANEHFCMTLAARMGLPVAHVEIRRIPEPILLIERFDRIVTTDPADPHRVSAVRRLHIIDGCQALDLPATLKYERNLGNNEDVRNIREGVSFERLFSLTPSLETPAAARSAMLRWALLQLLIGNSDAHGKNISFFVSSGGLDPAPLYDLVCVNVYGDAYVQDMAMAYGDVFRTEELTAFALADFAHRAQIRPALVAREMTRMATLAAKLASELAQSDIYAGDEQAWVRRISEYVRDQADRVLRIAPMVPKVNVELL, via the coding sequence ATGGTCCATCGCCTGCGCGTGTCGACCGACGGCTCGCCCGTCGGGCAACTGACCTACGACGCCGGTCGCGACGATTACGGCTTTTCGTACGACCCGGCGTGGCTCGCGCGTGGCGATGCGTTCGCGTTATCGCCGTGCATTCCGCTCGATGGCGGCAAGCCGCCGGCGGGCGCGGTCCAGCGTTTCGTAGGCAACTTGCTGCCCGAGGGCCGCGCGCTCGACGTGGCCGCATCGATGTATCAGATATCGAAGGACAATGTCTTCGGCCTGATCCGGATGCTCGGCAAGGAGCCGGTCGGCGCGTTGAGCTTCATTCCTGACGACGATTCGGCCGCGCGGGCGCCCGAAAGCCCCGAACCTGTGCGTCGGCCGATTTCGGTGGAAGAGCTGACCGATCGTATCCGCAAGCGCGATGCGATCCCGTTTGCCGTCTGGGACGATCAGGTGCGCCTGTCGATCGCCGGTCATCAGGACAAACTGCAGGTGCTCGTCGAGGGCGAGCAGTTCTCGCTCGTCGATGGCGCGCTCAGCAGCTCGCATATTCTCAAGCCCGAGTCGCGTAGCCCGAATGCGCCGTTCATGGTCGCCAACGAGCATTTCTGCATGACGCTGGCGGCTCGCATGGGCCTGCCGGTCGCGCATGTCGAGATTCGGCGCATCCCCGAACCGATTCTGCTGATCGAACGATTCGACCGGATCGTGACGACCGACCCGGCCGATCCGCACCGCGTGAGCGCGGTGCGGCGACTTCATATCATCGATGGGTGCCAGGCCCTCGATTTACCGGCGACGCTCAAGTACGAGCGCAATCTCGGTAACAACGAGGACGTACGCAATATCCGTGAAGGCGTGAGCTTCGAGCGACTGTTCTCGTTGACGCCGTCGCTCGAGACGCCGGCCGCCGCGCGTTCGGCCATGCTGCGCTGGGCATTGTTGCAACTGCTGATCGGCAACAGCGACGCGCATGGCAAGAACATTTCGTTTTTCGTCAGCAGCGGCGGGCTCGATCCGGCGCCGCTGTACGATCTGGTCTGCGTGAACGTGTACGGAGACGCCTATGTACAAGACATGGCGATGGCGTACGGAGACGTGTTCCGTACCGAGGAGCTGACCGCTTTCGCGCTCGCAGACTTCGCACATCGTGCGCAGATCCGGCCGGCACTCGTTGCACGCGAAATGACGCGGATGGCAACCCTGGCTGCGAAGCTGGCTTCCGAGCTGGCGCAATCGGACATCTATGCGGGCGACGAGCAGGCATGGGTGCGCCGTATTTCGGAGTACGTTCGGGATCAGGCCGATCGGGTGCTTCGCATTGCACCCATGGTGCCCAAGGTCAACGTGGAACTGCTCTGA
- a CDS encoding helix-turn-helix domain-containing protein, with translation MARTLPRPIAAPDPLALDLAALGALVRNRRAQSQMRIDDAADMLGVSKDVLSRLENGRAVSVDKLFKVLDGLGLNLLVVPKRDVPAARNAVREHMQKRAASTDSHEGA, from the coding sequence ATGGCGCGTACCTTACCGCGACCGATCGCGGCCCCCGACCCGCTCGCGCTGGATCTCGCAGCGCTGGGGGCGCTCGTGCGCAACCGACGCGCGCAGAGCCAGATGCGGATCGATGATGCGGCCGACATGCTCGGCGTCTCCAAGGACGTGCTGTCGCGGCTCGAGAACGGCCGCGCCGTGAGTGTCGACAAGCTGTTCAAGGTACTGGATGGCCTCGGCCTCAATCTGCTCGTCGTGCCGAAACGCGACGTACCGGCGGCGCGCAACGCAGTGCGCGAGCATATGCAGAAGCGTGCCGCGTCAACTGATTCGCACGAGGGCGCGTAA
- a CDS encoding dihydroneopterin aldolase codes for MKPFDEPFVAIDAPRLRGRGRGWSVFVDELKVPARIGIHAHEHEAPQPIVIDARLGYRCEPSEQGEWIDYDGYCARVASFLSHKPHTRLLETLVADLAVLSFREWPALESLTLSMYKPKIRPGTKRVGVSLDWTRGDYLRWTGAAGQL; via the coding sequence ATGAAGCCGTTCGACGAACCGTTCGTGGCGATCGACGCGCCGCGCCTGCGCGGGCGCGGGCGCGGGTGGAGCGTGTTCGTCGACGAACTGAAGGTGCCCGCGCGCATCGGCATCCACGCGCACGAGCACGAGGCGCCGCAGCCGATCGTGATCGATGCACGGCTCGGGTATCGCTGCGAGCCGAGCGAGCAGGGCGAGTGGATCGACTACGACGGCTACTGCGCGCGTGTCGCCTCGTTCCTGTCGCACAAGCCGCATACGCGGCTGCTCGAGACGCTCGTCGCCGATCTCGCGGTGCTGTCGTTTCGCGAATGGCCCGCGCTGGAGTCGCTGACGCTGTCGATGTACAAGCCGAAGATCCGGCCGGGGACGAAGCGCGTCGGCGTGTCGCTCGACTGGACGCGCGGGGATTACCTGCGGTGGACGGGGGCGGCGGGGCAGTTGTGA
- a CDS encoding sarcosine oxidase subunit gamma: MWNETRNQTPVAGAGVTLESPLVGSADVLKPHQARASKKFTLRERPFLDLVNVRGELSDPAFVSAFERVVGCRPPSAPNTVARAVEYDVLWLGPDEWLVRSNGPVQAGVLEAQLAEAVQGSYAAAVDVGSGYTVVEVSGERVRDVIARGCPLDLHPRVLKPGQCAQSHYFKSPITLIPTGDDTFEIVLRRSFADYFVRIMLDAAAPLAS; this comes from the coding sequence ATGTGGAATGAAACGAGAAATCAGACGCCGGTGGCAGGCGCGGGCGTGACGCTTGAATCGCCGCTCGTCGGCTCGGCCGATGTGCTGAAGCCGCATCAGGCGCGCGCATCGAAGAAGTTCACGCTGCGCGAGCGGCCGTTCCTCGATCTCGTGAACGTGCGCGGCGAGCTGAGCGACCCGGCATTCGTCAGCGCGTTCGAGCGCGTGGTCGGTTGCCGGCCGCCGTCGGCGCCGAACACGGTGGCGCGTGCCGTCGAGTACGACGTGCTCTGGCTCGGTCCCGACGAGTGGCTCGTGCGCTCGAACGGGCCCGTCCAGGCGGGCGTGCTCGAGGCGCAGCTCGCGGAGGCCGTGCAGGGTTCGTATGCGGCGGCCGTCGACGTCGGCAGCGGCTACACGGTCGTCGAGGTCAGCGGCGAACGCGTGCGCGACGTGATCGCGCGCGGCTGTCCGCTCGATCTGCATCCGCGCGTGCTCAAGCCGGGCCAGTGCGCGCAATCGCACTACTTCAAGTCGCCGATCACGCTGATCCCGACCGGCGACGATACGTTCGAGATCGTCCTGCGTCGCAGCTTCGCCGACTATTTCGTGCGCATCATGCTCGACGCCGCGGCGCCGCTCGCATCATGA
- a CDS encoding sarcosine oxidase subunit alpha family protein has protein sequence MSQKDRLGTGGRINRAIPLTFTFNGRTYQGFQGDTLASALLANGVHFVARSFKYHRPRGIVTADVAEPNAVVQLESGPYTVPNARATEIELYQGLVATSVNAEPSLENDKYAINQKFSRFMPAGFYYKTFMWPRNMWPKYEEKIREAAGLGKAPEVLDADRYDKCYAHCDVLVVGGGPSGLAAAHAAATAGARVILVDDQRELGGSLLSCRAEIDGKPAQQWVEKIEAELRKLPDVTILSRSTAFGYQDHNLVTITQRLTDHQPVSMRKGTRELLWKVRAKRVILATGAHERPIVFGNNDLPGVMLAGAVSTYVHRYGVMPGRNVVVFTNNDRAYQAALDLKACGAKVTVVDSRASSNGALPAAAKRQGVTVMSGAVVTAASGKWRVSSVDVASYTNGQTGSKLQSLPCDLVAMSGGFSPVLHLFAQSGGKACWNDEKACFLPGKPVQAEASVGAAAGEFGLARALRLALDAGVEAAKAAGFAAPQRVAAPQVAETVEGALQPLWLVGSREAAARGPKQFVDFQNDVAAADILLAAREGFESVEHVKRYTAMGFGTDQGKLGNINGMAILAQALGKTIPETGTTTFRPNYTPVSFGTFAGRETGDFLDPIRKTAVHEWHVEHGALFEDVGNWKRPWYFPKNGEDLHAAVKRECLAVRNGVGILDASTLGKIDIQGPDAVKLLNWMYTNPWNKLEIGKCRYGLMLDENGMVFDDGVTVRLADQHFMMTTTTGGAARVLTWLERWLQTEWPDMKVRLASVTDHWATFAVVGPKSRKVVQKVCQDIDFGNDAFPFMSYRNGTVAGAKARVMRISFSGELAYEVNVPANAGRAVWEALMAAGAEFDITPYGTETMHVLRAEKGYIIVGQDTDGSVTPYDLGMGGLVAKSKDCLGKRSLSRSDTSKEGRKQFVGLLTEDEQFVLPEGAQIIAKDTQVSTVDPTPMIGHVTSSYYSPILKRSIALAVVKGGLNKMGESVVIPLANGKRVTAKISSPVFYDTEGVRQHVE, from the coding sequence ATGAGCCAGAAAGACCGCCTCGGCACCGGGGGCCGCATCAATCGCGCGATTCCGCTGACGTTCACGTTCAATGGCCGCACGTATCAGGGCTTCCAGGGCGACACGCTCGCGTCCGCGCTGCTCGCGAACGGCGTGCACTTCGTCGCGCGCAGCTTCAAGTACCACCGTCCGCGCGGGATCGTGACGGCGGACGTCGCGGAACCGAATGCCGTCGTGCAGCTCGAGTCCGGCCCGTACACGGTGCCGAACGCGCGTGCGACCGAAATCGAGCTGTACCAGGGCCTCGTCGCGACGAGCGTGAACGCCGAGCCGTCGCTCGAGAACGACAAGTACGCGATCAACCAGAAGTTCTCGCGCTTCATGCCGGCCGGGTTCTACTACAAGACCTTCATGTGGCCGCGCAACATGTGGCCGAAGTACGAAGAGAAGATCCGCGAGGCCGCTGGCCTCGGCAAGGCGCCCGAGGTGCTCGACGCCGATCGCTACGACAAATGCTACGCGCACTGCGACGTGCTCGTGGTCGGCGGTGGCCCGTCGGGCCTCGCCGCCGCGCATGCGGCCGCGACGGCCGGCGCGCGCGTGATCCTCGTCGACGACCAGCGCGAGCTCGGCGGCAGCCTGCTGTCGTGCCGCGCGGAAATCGACGGGAAGCCGGCGCAGCAATGGGTCGAGAAGATCGAGGCCGAGCTGCGCAAGCTGCCTGACGTGACGATCCTGTCGCGCAGCACCGCATTCGGTTATCAGGACCACAACCTCGTGACGATCACGCAGCGCCTGACCGATCACCAGCCGGTGTCGATGCGCAAGGGTACCCGCGAGCTGCTGTGGAAGGTCCGCGCGAAGCGCGTGATCCTCGCGACCGGCGCGCACGAGCGTCCGATTGTATTCGGCAACAACGACCTGCCGGGCGTGATGCTCGCTGGCGCGGTGTCCACCTACGTGCATCGCTACGGCGTGATGCCGGGCCGCAACGTGGTCGTGTTCACGAACAACGACCGTGCGTACCAGGCCGCGCTCGATCTGAAGGCGTGCGGTGCGAAGGTGACGGTCGTCGATTCGCGTGCGTCGTCGAACGGCGCGCTGCCTGCCGCCGCGAAGCGGCAGGGCGTGACGGTGATGAGCGGTGCCGTGGTGACGGCCGCTTCGGGCAAGTGGCGCGTATCGTCGGTCGACGTCGCGTCCTACACGAACGGCCAGACCGGCAGCAAGCTGCAGTCGCTGCCGTGCGACCTCGTCGCGATGTCGGGCGGCTTCAGCCCGGTGCTGCACCTGTTCGCGCAGTCCGGCGGCAAGGCGTGCTGGAACGATGAGAAGGCGTGCTTCCTGCCGGGCAAGCCCGTGCAGGCCGAGGCGAGCGTCGGTGCGGCCGCGGGCGAGTTCGGTCTCGCACGTGCGCTGCGGCTCGCACTCGACGCGGGCGTCGAAGCGGCGAAGGCGGCCGGCTTCGCGGCGCCGCAGCGCGTGGCCGCGCCGCAGGTCGCCGAAACCGTCGAAGGCGCGCTGCAGCCGTTGTGGCTCGTCGGCAGCCGCGAGGCCGCCGCACGCGGGCCGAAGCAGTTCGTCGACTTCCAGAACGACGTGGCGGCCGCCGACATCCTGCTGGCCGCACGCGAAGGCTTCGAGTCGGTCGAGCACGTGAAGCGCTACACCGCGATGGGCTTCGGCACCGACCAGGGCAAGCTCGGCAACATCAACGGGATGGCGATCCTCGCGCAAGCGCTCGGCAAGACGATTCCCGAAACGGGCACGACGACGTTCCGCCCGAACTACACGCCGGTGTCGTTCGGTACGTTCGCGGGCCGCGAGACCGGCGATTTCCTCGACCCGATCCGCAAGACGGCCGTGCATGAATGGCACGTCGAGCACGGCGCGCTGTTCGAGGACGTCGGCAACTGGAAGCGGCCGTGGTATTTCCCGAAGAACGGCGAGGACCTGCATGCGGCCGTGAAGCGCGAATGCCTCGCGGTGCGCAACGGTGTCGGCATCCTCGACGCGTCGACGCTCGGCAAGATCGACATCCAGGGTCCGGACGCGGTGAAGCTGCTGAACTGGATGTACACGAACCCGTGGAACAAGCTCGAGATCGGCAAGTGCCGCTACGGGCTGATGCTCGACGAAAACGGGATGGTGTTCGACGACGGCGTGACGGTGCGCCTCGCCGACCAGCATTTCATGATGACGACGACCACCGGCGGCGCGGCGCGCGTGCTCACGTGGCTCGAGCGCTGGCTGCAGACCGAATGGCCCGACATGAAGGTGCGGCTCGCGTCCGTCACCGATCACTGGGCGACGTTCGCGGTGGTCGGCCCGAAGAGCCGCAAGGTCGTGCAGAAGGTGTGCCAGGACATCGATTTCGGCAACGACGCGTTCCCGTTCATGAGCTACCGGAACGGCACCGTCGCGGGCGCGAAGGCGCGCGTGATGCGGATCAGCTTCTCCGGCGAGCTCGCGTATGAAGTGAACGTGCCGGCCAATGCAGGCCGCGCGGTGTGGGAAGCGCTGATGGCGGCCGGTGCCGAGTTCGACATCACGCCGTACGGCACCGAGACGATGCACGTGCTGCGCGCGGAGAAGGGCTACATCATCGTCGGCCAGGACACCGACGGCTCGGTTACGCCGTACGACCTCGGGATGGGCGGGCTCGTCGCGAAGTCGAAGGACTGCCTCGGCAAGCGCTCGCTGTCGCGCTCGGATACGTCGAAGGAAGGCCGCAAGCAGTTCGTCGGCCTGCTGACCGAAGACGAACAGTTCGTGCTGCCTGAAGGCGCGCAGATCATCGCGAAGGACACGCAGGTGTCGACGGTCGATCCGACGCCGATGATCGGCCACGTGACGTCGAGTTATTACAGCCCGATCCTGAAGCGCTCGATTGCGCTGGCGGTGGTGAAGGGCGGCCTGAACAAGATGGGCGAGAGCGTCGTGATTCCGCTGGCCAACGGCAAGCGCGTCACCGCGAAGATCTCGAGCCCGGTTTTCTACGATACCGAAGGGGTGCGCCAGCATGTGGAATGA
- a CDS encoding sarcosine oxidase subunit delta → MLLIECPWCGPRAESEFTCGGEADIVRPVANENMTDREWGEYVFMRENKRGLHREQWLHTQGCRRWFKVTRDTVTYDIKGYEKFGGAANGAAAGNAHEEGTSK, encoded by the coding sequence ATGTTGCTGATCGAATGTCCGTGGTGCGGGCCGCGCGCCGAATCCGAGTTCACGTGCGGCGGTGAAGCCGACATCGTGCGCCCGGTGGCGAACGAGAACATGACCGACCGCGAATGGGGCGAATACGTGTTCATGCGCGAGAACAAGCGCGGGCTGCACCGCGAGCAGTGGCTGCACACGCAGGGCTGCCGCCGCTGGTTCAAGGTCACGCGCGACACGGTGACCTACGATATCAAGGGCTACGAAAAGTTCGGCGGGGCTGCCAACGGCGCCGCTGCCGGCAACGCACACGAAGAGGGCACGAGCAAATGA
- a CDS encoding sarcosine oxidase subunit beta family protein yields the protein MSRYSIFSLFRNGLSYHENWEKQWKSPEPKKEYDVVIVGGGGHGLATAYYLAKEHGITNVAILEKGWIGGGNTARNTTIVRSNYLWDESAALYEKAMKLWEGLSQDLNYNVMFSQRGVMNLAHTLQDVRDTERRVNANRLNGVDAEFLTPAQIKEIEPTINLNSRYPVLGASIQRRAGVARHDAVAWGFARGADRAGVDIIQNCQVTGIRREGGAVVGVDTVKGFIKAKKVAVVAAGNTTTLADMAGVRLPIESHPLQALVSEPIKPVVNSVIMSNAVHAYISQSDKGDLVIGAGIDQYTGFGQRGSFHIIESTLQAIVEMFPVFSRVRMNRQWGGIVDVSPDACPIITKTDVKGLYFNCGWGTGGFKATPGSGWVFAHTIARDEPHPLNAPFALDRFYTGHLIDEHGAAAVAH from the coding sequence ATGAGCCGCTACTCGATATTCAGCCTGTTCCGCAACGGCCTCTCGTATCACGAGAACTGGGAAAAGCAGTGGAAGAGCCCGGAACCGAAGAAGGAATACGACGTCGTGATCGTCGGCGGCGGCGGCCACGGCCTCGCGACCGCCTACTACCTCGCGAAGGAGCACGGCATCACGAACGTCGCGATCCTCGAGAAGGGCTGGATCGGCGGCGGCAACACCGCGCGCAACACGACGATCGTGCGCTCGAACTATCTGTGGGACGAATCGGCCGCGCTGTACGAGAAGGCGATGAAGCTGTGGGAAGGGCTGTCGCAGGATCTCAACTACAACGTGATGTTCAGCCAGCGCGGCGTGATGAACCTCGCGCACACGCTGCAGGACGTGCGCGACACCGAGCGCCGCGTGAACGCGAACCGGCTGAACGGCGTCGACGCCGAATTCCTGACGCCCGCGCAGATCAAGGAAATCGAGCCGACGATCAACCTGAACAGCCGCTACCCGGTGCTCGGCGCATCGATCCAGCGCCGTGCGGGCGTCGCGCGTCACGACGCGGTGGCCTGGGGCTTCGCGCGCGGCGCGGACCGCGCCGGTGTCGACATCATCCAGAACTGCCAGGTGACGGGCATTCGCCGCGAAGGCGGCGCAGTGGTCGGCGTCGATACGGTGAAGGGCTTCATCAAGGCGAAGAAGGTCGCGGTGGTCGCGGCCGGCAATACGACGACGCTCGCCGACATGGCCGGCGTGCGCCTGCCGATCGAAAGCCACCCGCTGCAGGCGCTGGTGTCCGAGCCGATCAAGCCGGTGGTCAACTCGGTGATCATGTCGAACGCGGTGCATGCGTACATCAGCCAGTCCGACAAGGGCGACCTCGTGATCGGCGCGGGTATCGACCAGTACACGGGCTTCGGCCAGCGCGGCAGCTTCCACATCATCGAAAGCACGCTGCAGGCGATCGTCGAGATGTTCCCGGTGTTCTCGCGCGTGCGGATGAACCGCCAGTGGGGCGGCATCGTCGACGTGTCGCCGGACGCGTGCCCGATCATCACCAAGACCGACGTGAAGGGCCTGTATTTCAACTGCGGCTGGGGCACCGGCGGCTTCAAGGCGACGCCGGGCTCGGGATGGGTGTTCGCGCACACGATCGCCCGCGACGAACCGCATCCGCTGAACGCACCGTTTGCACTCGACCGCTTCTACACCGGCCATCTGATCGACGAGCACGGCGCTGCCGCCGTCGCGCACTAA
- a CDS encoding L-serine ammonia-lyase: MNVSAFDLFKIGIGPSSSHTVGPMIAACRFASHIEDANLLGFVRRVRVELYGSLGATGKGHGTDKAVLLGLEGHLPDTIDPDLIEPRLAGIRAEKSLTLLGKQTIRFDEKENIGFYRKLMSGTSIVHPNGMRFQAFDEHGQLLVEKEYYSVGGGFVVNRDGDRVNGVRAAVEVPYPFRTGDDLMRQCREHGLSIAEVMLRNECALRPEDEVRAGLLAIWRTMAACVERGCKVEGELPGPMRVKRRAAEMNGHLRARSEESLRDPLSMLDWVNLYAMAVNEENAAGGRVVTAPTNGAAGVIPAVLHYYVKFVPGSNEAGIVEFLLTAAAIGIIYKETASISGAEVGCQGEVGVACSMAAAALAAVMGGTPDQVENAAEIGMEHNLGMTCDPVGGLVQIPCIERNAMGAIKALNASRMALKGNGQHYVSLDSVIKTMRETGADMKTKYKETSRGGLAVNVIEC, from the coding sequence ATGAACGTCAGCGCGTTCGACCTGTTCAAGATCGGTATCGGCCCGTCCAGTTCGCACACGGTCGGCCCGATGATCGCCGCGTGCCGCTTCGCATCGCACATCGAGGACGCGAACCTGCTCGGCTTCGTGCGCCGCGTGCGGGTCGAACTATACGGCTCGCTCGGTGCAACGGGCAAGGGCCACGGCACCGACAAGGCGGTGCTGCTCGGTCTCGAGGGCCATCTGCCGGACACGATCGATCCGGACCTGATCGAGCCGCGCCTCGCCGGGATCCGCGCGGAGAAGTCGCTGACGCTGCTCGGCAAGCAGACGATCCGCTTCGACGAGAAGGAGAACATCGGCTTCTATCGCAAGCTGATGAGCGGCACGAGCATCGTGCACCCGAACGGGATGCGCTTCCAGGCGTTCGACGAGCACGGCCAGCTGCTCGTCGAGAAAGAGTATTACTCGGTCGGCGGCGGCTTCGTCGTCAACCGCGACGGCGATCGCGTGAACGGCGTGCGTGCGGCGGTCGAAGTGCCGTATCCGTTCCGTACCGGCGACGACCTGATGCGCCAGTGCCGCGAACACGGGCTGTCGATCGCCGAGGTGATGCTGCGCAACGAATGCGCGCTGCGCCCCGAGGACGAAGTGCGCGCCGGCCTGCTCGCGATCTGGCGCACGATGGCGGCATGCGTCGAGCGCGGCTGCAAGGTCGAGGGCGAACTGCCGGGCCCGATGCGCGTGAAGCGCCGTGCGGCCGAGATGAACGGGCACCTGCGTGCGCGTTCGGAGGAGTCGCTGCGCGACCCGCTGTCGATGCTCGACTGGGTCAACCTGTATGCGATGGCCGTCAACGAAGAGAACGCGGCGGGCGGCCGCGTCGTCACCGCGCCCACCAACGGCGCGGCCGGCGTGATTCCCGCGGTGCTGCACTACTACGTGAAATTCGTGCCGGGCTCGAACGAAGCCGGCATCGTCGAATTCCTGCTGACGGCCGCGGCGATCGGGATCATCTACAAGGAAACGGCGTCGATTTCCGGCGCGGAAGTCGGTTGCCAGGGCGAAGTGGGCGTCGCGTGCTCGATGGCCGCGGCCGCGCTCGCCGCGGTGATGGGCGGCACGCCCGACCAGGTCGAGAACGCGGCCGAGATCGGCATGGAGCACAACCTCGGCATGACCTGCGACCCGGTCGGCGGGCTCGTGCAGATCCCGTGCATCGAACGCAACGCGATGGGCGCGATCAAGGCGTTGAACGCGTCGCGGATGGCGCTCAAGGGGAACGGCCAGCACTACGTGTCGCTTGATTCGGTGATCAAGACGATGCGCGAGACGGGTGCCGACATGAAGACGAAATACAAGGAAACGTCGCGCGGCGGTCTTGCCGTGAACGTCATCGAATGCTAA
- a CDS encoding GlxA family transcriptional regulator — MTPDVPASPLAEPAPQRIRFGIVLLPNFTLTAFSGFVDMLRLSADDGDYSKPVRCAWSVIGETLAPVRASCGIQITPWETFDGAEPFDYVVVVGGLLHSGPQAGPETLEFIRRAAGAGATVVGICTGVFTLMRAKVLDGYRTCVSWFHYWDFIERFPSADPDLLIADRLFVIDQRRITCSGGRASIDVAAAILLRHFDHATVQKALRILLVGEMQKGNAPQPHPPGLEPATHPKVKRAILLMEQHVGRSLPLEELACKLDMSTRQLERLFKAETGRSPQAFAKQVRLRTAAWLLTSSDRTVADIASSCGFADASHLGREFRKQFGVPPATYRERGGEVAEVAVPVATDADPVEDIAD, encoded by the coding sequence ATGACACCCGACGTACCCGCTTCCCCCCTCGCCGAACCGGCGCCGCAGCGCATCCGCTTCGGCATCGTGCTGCTGCCGAACTTCACGCTCACGGCCTTCTCGGGTTTCGTCGACATGCTGCGGCTGTCGGCCGACGACGGCGACTACAGCAAGCCCGTGCGCTGCGCGTGGAGCGTGATCGGCGAAACGCTGGCGCCGGTGCGCGCGAGTTGCGGGATCCAGATCACGCCGTGGGAAACCTTCGATGGGGCCGAACCATTCGACTACGTGGTCGTGGTCGGCGGGCTGCTGCACTCGGGGCCGCAAGCCGGCCCCGAAACGCTCGAGTTCATCCGCCGCGCGGCGGGGGCCGGCGCGACGGTCGTCGGCATCTGCACGGGCGTGTTCACGCTGATGCGCGCGAAGGTGCTCGACGGCTATCGCACCTGCGTGAGCTGGTTCCACTACTGGGATTTCATCGAGCGCTTCCCGAGCGCCGATCCCGACCTGCTGATCGCCGACCGCCTGTTCGTGATCGACCAGCGCCGCATCACCTGCTCGGGCGGCCGCGCGTCGATCGACGTCGCCGCCGCGATCCTGCTGCGCCATTTCGACCATGCGACCGTGCAGAAGGCGCTGCGCATCCTGCTCGTCGGCGAGATGCAGAAAGGCAATGCGCCGCAGCCGCATCCGCCGGGCCTCGAACCGGCCACGCACCCGAAGGTCAAGCGGGCGATTCTTCTGATGGAACAGCATGTCGGGCGCTCGCTGCCGCTCGAGGAACTCGCGTGCAAGCTCGACATGTCGACGCGCCAGCTCGAGCGGCTGTTCAAGGCCGAGACGGGCAGGAGCCCGCAGGCGTTCGCGAAGCAGGTGCGGCTGCGCACCGCCGCGTGGCTGCTGACCAGCTCCGACCGCACCGTCGCCGATATCGCGTCGAGTTGCGGGTTCGCCGACGCGTCGCACCTCGGGCGTGAGTTCCGCAAGCAGTTCGGCGTGCCGCCGGCCACCTATCGCGAGCGCGGCGGAGAGGTCGCGGAAGTCGCGGTGCCGGTTGCAACGGATGCCGATCCCGTCGAAGACATCGCCGACTGA